From the genome of Miscanthus floridulus cultivar M001 chromosome 10, ASM1932011v1, whole genome shotgun sequence, one region includes:
- the LOC136486715 gene encoding flavin mononucleotide hydrolase 1, chloroplatic-like codes for MVSLLPRAPSLAFLAKSACSSQRPPAPSMLSSSTAASVAAGSEAAAAPRKLPVLLFDVMDTLVRDPFYHHIPAFFQMSMKELLESKHPTAWSEFEKGLIDENELAKKFFNDGRSFDLEGLKECMVRAYEYIDGVEDILCCLKKNNYEMHAFTNYPVWYQLIEDKLKLSKYLSWTFCSCKTGKRKPSPEFYLQAADQLNVDPASCIFIDDRMINIEAALSVGMVGLQFKSAEALQKDLCALGVELSPLVCEGEAQVQ; via the exons ATGGTCTCGCTGCTCCCTCGCGCGCCCTCCCTCGCCTTCCTCGCTAAGTCCGCCTGCTCCTCGCAGCGGCCGCCTGCGCCCTCCATGTTGTCGTCCTCCACCGCCGCTTCCGTGGCCGCCGGGTCAGAGGCGGCAGCCGCGCCGAGGAAGCTGCCCGTGCTGCTGTTTGACGTCATGGACACCCTCGTCCGGGACCCGTTCTACCACCACATCCCCGCCTTCTTTCA AATGTCCATGAAGGAACTACTAGAAAGCAAGCATCCAACGGCTTGGTCAGAATTTGAGAAAGGACTGATCGATGAG AATGAGCTGGCCAAAAAGTTCTTCAATGATGGCAGATCATTTGATTTGGAAG GTCTAAAAGAGTGCATGGTGAGAGCATATGAATACATTGATGGCGTCGAAGATATTCTTTGCTGTTTGAAGAAAAATAATTATGAAATGCATGCTTTTACAAATTATCCAGTATG GTACCAATTAATTGAGGATAAGCTAAAGCTCTCAAAGTATTTGTCTTGGACATTTTGTTCTTGTAAAACTG GAAAGCGCAAACCTTCGCCGGAGTTTTATCTGCAAGCTGCGGATCAACTCAATGTTGATCCAGCAAGCTGCATTTTTATTGATGATAG GATGATAAACATTGAAGCAGCTCTTAGTGTAGGAATGGTTGGGTTGCAGTTTAAGAGTGCTGAGGCACTACAGAAGGACTTGTGTGCTCTGGGAGTTGAATTATCTCCTCTTGTTTGCGAAGGTGAAGCACAAGTACAATAA